Proteins encoded together in one Heterodontus francisci isolate sHetFra1 chromosome 20, sHetFra1.hap1, whole genome shotgun sequence window:
- the emx2 gene encoding homeobox protein EMX2 yields the protein MFQPTPKRCFTIESLVAKDSPLPTSRSEEPIRPAALSYANSSSVNPFLNGFHTSGRAIYSNPDLVFADAVSHQTNTAVPVHPVPPHALAAHPLQSSHSPHPLFASQQRDPSSFYPWLIHRYRYLGHRFQGNETSPESFLLHNALARKPKRIRTAFSPSQLLRLEHAFEKNHYVVGAERKQLAHSLSLTETQVKVWFQNRRTKFKRQKLEEEGTDAQQKKKGTHHVNRWRLATKQASPEEIDVTSDD from the exons ATGTTCCAGCCAACACCTAAACGGTGTTTCACCATTGAATCTCTGGTAGCTAAGGATAGCCCACTGCCTACTTCGAGATCAGAGGAACCTATAAGGCCAGCCGCCCTCAGCTATGCAAACTCTAGCTCAGTGAATCCATTCCTGAACGGCTTTCATACCAGTGGCAGGGCTATCTACTCCAACCCGGATCTGGTGTTCGCTGACGCGGTCTCTCACCAAACCAACACGGCAGTACCGGTTCACCCAGTCCCTCCACATGCTTTAGCAGCTCACCCTCTGCAGTCTTCTCATTCACCACATCCTTTATTTGCATCGCAACAAAGAGACCCTTCGAGTTTCTATCCATGGCTAATACACAGGTACAGATATCTGGGACACAGGTTTCAAG GCAATGAGACGAGCCCGGAGAGCTTTTTATTGCACAATGCACTGGCCAGGAAACCCAAACGCATCAGAACGGCATTCTCCCCGTCTCAGCTTCTGAGACTGGAACACGCCTTCGAGAAAAATCACTATGTGGTGGGAGCCGAACGGAAACAACTGGCCCACAGTCTCAGTTTAACAGAAACTCAG GTAAAAGTTTGGTTTCAGAACAGAAGGACGAAATTTAAACGACAGAAGTTGGAAGAGGAAGGGACAGACGCTCAGCAGAAGAAAAAGGGGACCCACCATGTCAATAGATGGAGGCTTGCGACCAAACAGGCGAGTCCTGAGGAGATTGATGTCACCTCGGACGATTAG